The Epilithonimonas zeae genome contains the following window.
AATACTCAGGTTTGAAAGGTCCTTTCACATCAACACCAATATATTCAGCTTGTTCTGGAGAAAGAACTTCTAGCTCAACGCTTAATTTCTTAAGGTGTAAAGCTGCTACTTTTTCATCTAAATGCTTAGGCAACATATAAACTTCGTTTCCGTAAGCTGCAGAGTTAGTCCAAAGTTCGATCTGAGCCAAAGTCTGATTAGAGAAAGAGTTAGACATTACGAAAGATGGGTGACCAGTCGCACAACCAAGGTTTACCAAACGACCTTCAGCAAGGATTATAACTTCTTTACCTTCGATAGTGTAGATATCAACCTGAGGCTTCACTTCAGATTTTGTGTGACCGTAGTTTTCATTCAACCAAGCCATATCGATTTCGTTATCGAAGTGACCGATGTTACAAACAATCGCTTTATCTTTCAATTTTAAGAAATGCTCTTTTCTTACGATGTTGAAATTACCAGTAGTCGTGATTACGATATCTGCATTATCAACCACTGTATCCAATCTTTTCACTTCGTAACCATCCATTGCAGCTTGAAGTGCACAAATTGGATCAATCTCAGTAACCGTAACGATAGAACCAGCACCTCTGAAAGATGCAGCAGTACCTTTACCTACGTCTCCGTATCCGCAAACTACAACTCTTTTTCCGGCAAGCATAAGGTCTGTAGCTCTTCTTACAGCATCGACTGCAGATTCTTTACAGCCGTATTTGTTATCGAATTTAGACTTGG
Protein-coding sequences here:
- the ahcY gene encoding adenosylhomocysteinase translates to MSTTTQYVPYKVKDISLAEWGRKEITLAEAEMPGLMAIREEYGPSQPLKGARIAGCLHMTIQTAVLIETLVALGAEVTWSSCNIFSTQDHAAAAIAAAGIPVYAWKGLNEEEFDWCIEQTLFFGEDRKPLNMILDDGGDLTNMVFDKYPEFTKDIKGLSEETTTGVHRLYERMKNGTLVMPAINVNDSVTKSKFDNKYGCKESAVDAVRRATDLMLAGKRVVVCGYGDVGKGTAASFRGAGSIVTVTEIDPICALQAAMDGYEVKRLDTVVDNADIVITTTGNFNIVRKEHFLKLKDKAIVCNIGHFDNEIDMAWLNENYGHTKSEVKPQVDIYTIEGKEVIILAEGRLVNLGCATGHPSFVMSNSFSNQTLAQIELWTNSAAYGNEVYMLPKHLDEKVAALHLKKLSVELEVLSPEQAEYIGVDVKGPFKPEYYRY